One segment of Candidatus Eisenbacteria bacterium DNA contains the following:
- a CDS encoding glucose-6-phosphate isomerase, whose product MNLSTFNEENLTFDLGPYTKGIGEVLDDMAAEEILPRIWSFDHTVWKPDPREITNRLGWLLSPAGMREAIPGIKDTIGDLRRDGCTHAILMGMGGSSLAPEVFGKVFGNHSPLSTVLTVVDTTDPDAIHHETKLYDPATTLYIVSTKSGSTVETFSLFKHFWRHAVKKIGTVAAGGHFIAITDQGSMLEEMATRLKFRRIFLNDPNIGGRFSVLSHFGLVPAAMVGADPAKLLDRAIDMARHCGADGETTFNPGARLGAVLGELARLGRDKMTLLLSPVLAPFGAWVEQLIAESTGKDGRGILPVACEPAGPPEMYSDDRVFVEMRLEHELCPAGGYEKALREKHPWIRILLKDEYDLGAQFFLWEMATAVAGHCLEIQPFDQPDVESAKIAAREMVDAYMREGALPQSEPLLQEEGLQLFGDGEPCGGWIEHLRGFLMQSSPHSYIALQAYLEPTGKTTQFLTDIAARIRSKFNMTVTTGYGPRYLHSTGQLHKGDRGNGLFVQFTSDPRKDVPIPDEIGSDASSISFGVLKAAQALGDGEALRRAGRKVLRIHLGDRLFAGLETILKGLS is encoded by the coding sequence ATGAACCTTTCCACATTTAATGAGGAGAATCTCACGTTTGATTTAGGTCCCTATACCAAAGGGATCGGCGAGGTCCTCGATGATATGGCGGCGGAGGAGATACTTCCGAGGATCTGGTCTTTTGATCATACGGTTTGGAAACCCGATCCCAGGGAGATCACCAACCGTTTAGGCTGGCTCCTCTCCCCCGCGGGAATGCGGGAAGCGATTCCCGGGATCAAGGATACCATCGGGGATCTTCGGCGGGATGGGTGTACGCATGCCATCCTCATGGGGATGGGCGGCTCGTCGCTCGCCCCGGAAGTCTTCGGCAAGGTTTTTGGAAATCATTCCCCGCTCTCGACCGTTCTCACCGTTGTGGATACGACCGATCCCGACGCCATACACCATGAGACAAAGTTGTACGATCCGGCGACAACCCTCTATATCGTCTCCACAAAATCGGGATCGACGGTTGAGACATTTTCACTCTTTAAACATTTCTGGCGGCACGCCGTCAAAAAGATCGGAACCGTCGCGGCGGGTGGACATTTCATAGCCATCACTGATCAAGGATCGATGCTCGAGGAGATGGCGACCCGACTCAAATTCCGGAGAATCTTTTTGAACGACCCGAACATCGGCGGGCGCTTTTCCGTCCTTTCACATTTTGGACTCGTTCCCGCGGCGATGGTCGGGGCTGATCCGGCCAAGCTATTGGACCGCGCCATCGATATGGCCCGGCATTGCGGCGCCGACGGAGAGACGACGTTTAATCCAGGCGCCCGATTGGGCGCGGTCCTCGGTGAGCTGGCGCGCCTCGGCCGCGATAAGATGACCCTCCTCCTATCACCGGTTTTGGCGCCGTTCGGCGCCTGGGTTGAACAACTCATCGCTGAAAGCACCGGCAAAGACGGACGGGGAATCCTGCCGGTCGCCTGCGAACCGGCCGGACCGCCGGAAATGTATAGTGACGACCGTGTTTTTGTGGAAATGCGTCTCGAGCACGAGCTTTGTCCCGCCGGAGGGTATGAGAAAGCCCTGCGGGAAAAGCATCCCTGGATCCGCATCCTATTGAAGGATGAATATGATCTCGGCGCGCAGTTCTTTCTCTGGGAGATGGCGACGGCCGTCGCCGGACATTGCCTGGAGATTCAGCCATTCGATCAACCCGATGTGGAATCGGCGAAAATAGCGGCGCGGGAAATGGTCGACGCTTATATGAGGGAGGGCGCGCTGCCGCAATCGGAACCTCTTTTACAGGAAGAAGGCCTTCAGCTCTTTGGTGATGGTGAACCCTGCGGTGGATGGATCGAGCATCTGCGCGGGTTTTTGATGCAGAGTTCACCGCATAGCTATATCGCTTTGCAGGCCTATCTTGAGCCGACCGGCAAGACAACACAGTTTCTGACCGACATTGCCGCACGCATACGCTCAAAATTCAATATGACCGTTACGACCGGATACGGACCCCGCTATCTGCACTCCACCGGTCAGTTACACAAAGGAGACCGGGGAAACGGCCTTTTTGTGCAATTCACATCCGACCCCCGTAAAGATGTCCCGATACCCGACGAAATAGGATCCGACGCCTCCTCAATTTCCTTCGGCGTTCTCAAGGCGGCGCAGGCCCTCGGCGACGGGGAAGCTCTTCGCAGGGCCGGGCGCAAGGTATTGCGTATCCACTTGGGAGATCGCCTCTTCGCCGGATTGGAAACGATTTTAAAAGGCCTGAGTTGA
- a CDS encoding squalene/phytoene synthase family protein produces the protein MSDLKFCKRMLPRVSRTFAMAIRVLPPALGRPVLLAYLLCRIADTIEDDTSIPAPLRVEALKQYADAVEALCGSWDPEVSALLDEKLRALASQSRFVEADEETRQSWSLAVESARVILSVNRLPSEQKKLIAGCVGEMSRGMAATISREVMVIDPAMPVVCRPLIGALDNENELVQYADCVAGTVGRFLQQLFCAQLGLTDGDRRRGLERTAFHFSLGLQYTNIVQDIVADRARGWSYVPRSLASFHGLAVECLLDPAARESSLEIVKDLIRKSLDHLEGALEFTLLIPRSAPRIRLFCLWPLFLALSTLKRAWDNPEVLEAKVKIGRGEVRRLLRATSLRCLGEGALRQLYRRESLWAPTQP, from the coding sequence GTGAGCGATTTAAAATTCTGCAAGCGGATGCTGCCCCGGGTCTCGCGGACCTTTGCCATGGCGATCCGTGTTCTGCCGCCTGCCCTGGGTCGCCCGGTACTGCTGGCCTATCTCCTCTGCCGGATCGCCGACACGATCGAAGACGATACATCGATTCCCGCCCCGCTTCGAGTTGAGGCGCTTAAACAATACGCCGATGCGGTGGAGGCGCTCTGCGGGTCGTGGGATCCCGAGGTGAGCGCTTTGTTGGATGAGAAGCTGCGGGCTCTCGCTTCACAATCCCGATTTGTTGAGGCGGACGAAGAGACCCGTCAGAGTTGGTCGCTTGCCGTCGAATCAGCCCGCGTGATTCTGTCCGTCAACCGGCTGCCTTCGGAACAAAAGAAACTCATCGCCGGATGTGTCGGTGAGATGTCGCGCGGCATGGCGGCCACTATCTCCCGCGAAGTTATGGTGATCGACCCCGCGATGCCGGTCGTCTGCCGGCCTCTGATCGGCGCGCTGGACAACGAGAACGAGCTTGTACAATATGCAGATTGTGTTGCGGGAACGGTCGGCCGTTTCTTACAGCAGCTCTTCTGTGCGCAATTGGGTTTGACGGATGGGGATCGGCGCCGGGGGTTGGAGCGGACGGCCTTTCACTTCAGCCTCGGCCTCCAGTATACAAATATTGTCCAAGATATTGTCGCCGACCGGGCACGGGGGTGGTCCTATGTGCCCCGCTCCCTGGCCTCTTTTCACGGCTTGGCCGTGGAGTGCCTGCTCGATCCCGCGGCGCGGGAATCCTCTTTGGAAATTGTGAAAGATTTGATCAGGAAATCGCTGGATCATCTTGAGGGTGCGCTGGAATTCACTCTTCTCATTCCGCGCTCGGCTCCCCGCATCCGTCTTTTCTGCCTTTGGCCCCTTTTTCTCGCCCTCTCAACACTCAAACGGGCTTGGGACAATCCCGAGGTGTTGGAAGCGAAGGTCAAAATAGGGCGCGGGGAAGTCCGCCGGCTATTGCGGGCGACGTCCCTGCGGTGCCTGGGTGAAGGGGCGCTGCGCCAGCTCTACCGGCGCGAGTCATTGTGGGCGCCCACGCAGCCATAA
- a CDS encoding threonine/serine dehydratase, which translates to MLAYQDVVTAHQRIRKYIHKTPVVTCRALDDLVGYQVSLKVEGLQRGGSFKVRGSTNAALTLSEEERKRGIISHSSGNHAQGVALAAQTVGSTALIVMPSDAPIPKREAVLGYGGEIYPYDRRSGDRAAIAYKLADETGRVMLPPFDDERIMAGQGTVALEFLDQVSALDAILVPIGGGGLISGCATVIKHLKPACRVFGIEPEAADDARQSLEKGERVTIAEPDTIADGLRPHSLGVKPFEVIRERVDQILTVTDVAIARALLFLFQRAKLVVEPSGCVGVAALMSGAVPMPASSKIGVVLSGGNLDPALMPLFLRIAEEGADRP; encoded by the coding sequence ATGCTCGCGTATCAAGATGTTGTGACGGCTCATCAGCGGATCCGGAAATATATCCATAAGACGCCGGTGGTCACCTGCCGCGCTCTGGATGACCTTGTCGGCTATCAGGTTTCGCTGAAGGTGGAGGGTTTGCAGCGGGGTGGGTCATTTAAAGTCCGCGGTTCGACAAACGCCGCCCTGACCCTCAGCGAAGAAGAGCGGAAACGGGGGATCATTTCGCACTCCTCGGGGAACCACGCACAAGGTGTCGCCCTGGCCGCTCAGACGGTCGGATCGACCGCCCTCATCGTCATGCCTTCCGATGCGCCGATCCCGAAGCGGGAGGCGGTGCTCGGTTACGGCGGCGAGATCTATCCGTATGACCGCCGTTCCGGCGATCGGGCCGCCATCGCCTATAAACTGGCCGATGAGACGGGGCGCGTCATGCTCCCGCCCTTTGACGATGAGCGCATCATGGCGGGGCAGGGAACCGTCGCGCTCGAGTTTCTAGACCAGGTTTCGGCGTTGGACGCCATACTTGTGCCGATCGGCGGCGGCGGATTGATCTCCGGATGCGCCACGGTGATCAAGCACCTCAAACCCGCATGCCGTGTCTTTGGGATTGAGCCGGAAGCGGCGGATGACGCGCGTCAATCGTTGGAGAAAGGGGAGCGTGTCACCATCGCTGAGCCTGACACGATCGCCGATGGATTGCGGCCGCATAGTCTCGGTGTCAAACCGTTTGAAGTGATCCGGGAAAGGGTTGATCAAATTCTAACAGTGACGGATGTCGCCATAGCGCGCGCGTTGCTCTTTTTGTTTCAGCGGGCGAAGCTGGTCGTGGAGCCATCGGGCTGTGTCGGCGTGGCGGCGTTGATGTCGGGCGCCGTTCCGATGCCGGCGAGCTCAAAGATCGGCGTCGTTCTATCCGGCGGGAATCTCGATCCGGCGCTGATGCCGTTGTTTTTAAGAATCGCCGAAGAGGGTGCGGATCGCCCGTGA
- the glmS gene encoding glutamine--fructose-6-phosphate transaminase (isomerizing), whose product MCGIVGYVGNRPALGILIEGLKRLEYRGYDSAGVAIIHRKRLKITKRAGRVHQLEPFLKPLTDGTGIAHTRWATHGKPTDINSHPHTDPEKIVAIVHNGVIENYHLLKEKLQRQGAHFETETDTEVIAHLIAHFYKASGRRGDADALEESVGKALALVEGTYGLAVIAADCPGHIIAARNGSPLIVGVGERGMFVASDVGALVSYTRQVFFLEDREMAHLTPSTYQTRHLDRGKVEKPIEEIPWDLEAIEKKDFPDFMLKEIFEQPESITRCFLGRLVPEFGTVKLGGLSWSREEALNVKRIQIIGCGTSFNAGLAASYIFENLSRIPCRVDIASEYRYRNPVVDRETFYLAVSQSGETADTLAALREIKIRGGNVSGICNGVGSSLARESDGGVYIHAGPEVAVASTKCFTSELLALEMIAIDLGRMRHLSPEVGRNLINEIKILPDKIRGCFEQAGRIAALAKHLSNTHHFLFLGRGPHYAVALEGALKMKELTYIPSEGYSAAEMKHGPNALIEEGVPVVVIAVRDALYEKVLANIQEVRARGGTVIAIATAGDQEITKYAEEVFFVPETMEPFTPILTVIPLQLLAYYLAVALGRDVDKPRNLAKSVTVE is encoded by the coding sequence ATGTGCGGCATCGTCGGATATGTCGGGAATCGCCCGGCCCTTGGAATCCTCATAGAAGGTCTGAAGCGTCTTGAATACCGCGGCTACGATTCGGCGGGTGTTGCGATTATCCACCGCAAGCGCCTGAAGATCACGAAGCGCGCCGGCCGTGTTCATCAATTGGAGCCTTTTCTGAAACCATTGACGGACGGAACCGGCATCGCGCATACCCGGTGGGCGACACACGGCAAACCGACCGACATCAACTCCCATCCGCATACCGATCCCGAAAAGATCGTTGCGATTGTACATAACGGGGTTATCGAGAATTATCATCTCCTGAAAGAGAAACTTCAGCGCCAAGGCGCTCATTTTGAAACCGAGACCGATACCGAAGTGATCGCGCATCTGATAGCCCACTTTTACAAAGCCTCGGGCCGCCGCGGCGACGCCGACGCGCTCGAGGAATCCGTTGGGAAGGCTCTCGCTCTTGTTGAAGGAACCTACGGCCTCGCCGTCATCGCGGCTGATTGCCCCGGACACATCATCGCGGCGCGGAACGGGAGTCCCTTGATTGTCGGTGTCGGCGAGCGCGGTATGTTCGTCGCCTCCGATGTCGGCGCGCTTGTCTCCTATACACGCCAGGTCTTTTTCCTCGAAGACCGCGAGATGGCTCATCTGACGCCCTCGACCTATCAGACACGGCACCTGGACCGGGGCAAGGTTGAAAAACCGATCGAGGAGATTCCCTGGGATCTCGAAGCGATCGAGAAGAAGGATTTTCCCGATTTTATGTTAAAGGAGATTTTCGAGCAGCCCGAATCGATCACACGGTGTTTCCTGGGCCGCCTCGTTCCCGAATTCGGCACGGTGAAACTGGGCGGATTGTCCTGGTCGCGCGAAGAGGCATTAAATGTCAAACGCATACAAATCATTGGCTGCGGGACATCGTTTAATGCCGGCCTTGCCGCTTCCTATATTTTTGAGAACCTGTCGCGAATTCCCTGCCGGGTCGATATCGCCAGCGAATACCGCTACCGGAATCCCGTGGTCGATCGAGAAACCTTTTACCTGGCCGTAAGCCAATCGGGTGAAACAGCCGACACACTCGCCGCTCTTCGCGAAATCAAGATCCGCGGCGGCAATGTCAGCGGGATCTGCAACGGCGTCGGCTCTTCCCTGGCCAGAGAGAGTGATGGCGGTGTCTATATCCATGCCGGACCGGAGGTGGCCGTCGCCTCAACAAAATGCTTTACCTCGGAATTGCTGGCCCTCGAGATGATCGCTATCGATTTGGGCCGGATGCGGCACCTATCGCCCGAAGTCGGACGGAATCTCATCAATGAGATCAAAATCCTTCCCGACAAGATCCGCGGCTGTTTTGAACAAGCGGGCCGGATCGCCGCCCTTGCCAAACATCTCAGCAACACACACCATTTTCTCTTCCTGGGCAGGGGGCCGCACTATGCCGTCGCCCTTGAAGGCGCTCTTAAAATGAAAGAGCTGACCTATATCCCTTCCGAGGGATACTCGGCCGCAGAGATGAAACATGGTCCGAACGCCCTGATTGAAGAGGGCGTACCTGTCGTGGTGATCGCCGTGCGGGACGCTCTTTATGAAAAGGTGCTGGCAAATATACAAGAAGTGCGCGCGCGCGGCGGTACGGTGATCGCCATTGCCACCGCCGGCGACCAAGAGATTACCAAATACGCGGAAGAGGTTTTCTTCGTTCCCGAAACGATGGAGCCGTTCACTCCGATCCTGACCGTCATCCCGCTCCAACTGCTTGCCTACTATCTTGCCGTGGCGCTGGGACGCGATGTGGACAAGCCGCGCAATCTCGCAAAGAGTGTTACGGTGGAGTAG
- a CDS encoding APC family permease: protein MGELRRVMGFRDLVLFNIVAIVGLRWVALAAAGGPSSLSLWVLALIAFFIPQGMAVARLGSAIPEEGGVYVWSQRAFGPRHGFIAGWCYWANNIIYYPTLLVALAGFASFIGGDATRPLEGSTLYVVLFSLAVLWIALGANILGLKTGRWIHNLGGLAAWIPALLLVVLGFLAWVKYGPANTITLKNVLPDLGSRDTISFFAEICFAFAGLELAAVLGGEIKNPRRNLHRAMIVSGIIITLIYILGTAAILVAVPGSEISIITGVLQAIASVGAKVGAPGLGGAVALLMTLGGIGGVGAWLGGSARILFVAGLEKYLPESLGRVHPRWGSPHVALLFQGILASFFIIAGSLGAGPQEIYMVLVDTTLLVYFIPYLYMFIALIRLDKGIRGMGGSSKVLDLPGGRLGVWFCGLLGFAAVTLAMILAILPPGGSANPSLHLIKVAGGTALFIISALILYERGRKRAETRGSGAAT, encoded by the coding sequence ATGGGTGAACTCCGTCGTGTCATGGGCTTTAGAGATCTGGTCCTCTTCAACATCGTTGCGATTGTCGGATTACGATGGGTCGCCCTCGCCGCCGCCGGAGGACCTTCCTCTCTCTCTCTTTGGGTTTTGGCGCTGATCGCTTTCTTTATTCCGCAGGGAATGGCCGTTGCGCGTCTCGGCTCCGCGATACCCGAAGAAGGCGGCGTCTATGTTTGGTCGCAGCGGGCCTTCGGCCCGCGCCATGGGTTTATCGCCGGATGGTGCTATTGGGCCAACAACATTATCTATTATCCGACCCTGCTGGTCGCCCTCGCCGGCTTCGCTTCATTTATCGGGGGGGATGCGACCCGGCCGCTCGAGGGCAGCACACTCTATGTTGTTCTCTTCTCACTCGCCGTTCTCTGGATCGCCCTGGGGGCGAACATTCTCGGCCTGAAGACGGGGCGCTGGATACACAATTTGGGCGGGTTGGCGGCATGGATCCCCGCCCTGCTGCTGGTCGTGCTCGGATTTCTCGCCTGGGTGAAATATGGCCCGGCGAATACGATCACCCTCAAGAATGTTCTACCGGATTTGGGTAGCCGCGATACAATCTCCTTCTTTGCCGAGATCTGCTTTGCCTTTGCCGGATTGGAGCTGGCCGCGGTCCTTGGGGGAGAAATCAAAAATCCCCGCCGCAATCTGCACCGGGCTATGATTGTTTCGGGGATCATTATTACCCTGATCTACATTCTCGGAACAGCGGCGATCCTGGTTGCCGTCCCCGGTTCAGAAATCAGTATCATCACCGGTGTGCTGCAGGCGATCGCCTCGGTCGGCGCCAAAGTCGGCGCGCCGGGGCTCGGCGGAGCGGTCGCCCTTCTCATGACTTTGGGCGGCATCGGTGGCGTCGGCGCCTGGCTGGGCGGTTCAGCCCGTATCCTCTTTGTCGCCGGGCTTGAGAAGTATCTCCCGGAATCCCTGGGACGTGTGCACCCCCGCTGGGGTTCCCCGCATGTCGCCCTGCTCTTTCAGGGTATCCTCGCCTCCTTCTTTATCATTGCCGGATCTCTCGGCGCCGGTCCGCAGGAAATCTATATGGTGCTCGTCGACACAACGCTCCTTGTCTACTTCATCCCCTACTTATACATGTTTATCGCGCTGATCCGCTTGGATAAAGGGATCCGCGGGATGGGGGGAAGTTCAAAGGTTCTGGATTTGCCCGGCGGTCGTCTCGGTGTCTGGTTTTGCGGATTGCTGGGTTTCGCCGCCGTAACCCTCGCCATGATCCTGGCGATTCTTCCGCCGGGAGGAAGCGCGAATCCGAGCTTGCACCTTATTAAAGTTGCCGGCGGAACAGCGCTCTTTATCATTTCCGCATTGATTCTCTATGAGCGCGGCCGGAAACGAGCGGAAACGCGCGGAAGCGGAGCGGCGACGTGA
- a CDS encoding glycosyltransferase translates to MKICHIVKDLETCAAAERVVKTCEELHGRGHEIVLVAGGDRDADSALWARARSGGYRLFRMKELSGGAHPFRGIWAGVLLVRLLAQLQPEMIHTHGHQAGLLGNRVVKRLPDPILVHSLLGSELKQDRSLFGRWRYRRWERECIRRADATVCAGKDCAAASFKIGVVENKSLHPAESTEELESLYRSLLPDLGEEPPADTIAT, encoded by the coding sequence GTGAAGATCTGCCATATTGTTAAAGATCTCGAGACGTGCGCGGCGGCGGAGCGGGTCGTGAAAACCTGCGAGGAGCTGCACGGAAGAGGTCACGAGATTGTTCTGGTCGCGGGTGGGGATCGTGATGCTGATAGCGCGCTGTGGGCCCGGGCGCGATCGGGCGGCTACCGGCTTTTTCGGATGAAGGAACTCAGCGGCGGCGCCCACCCGTTCCGCGGCATCTGGGCGGGAGTGCTTCTTGTTCGATTGCTGGCGCAGCTTCAGCCGGAGATGATACACACCCACGGGCACCAGGCCGGCCTGCTGGGAAACCGCGTTGTCAAACGGTTGCCGGATCCTATACTTGTACATTCGTTGCTCGGGTCTGAGTTGAAGCAGGATCGTTCGCTGTTCGGCCGATGGCGTTATCGGCGCTGGGAGCGGGAATGCATCCGCCGCGCGGATGCAACGGTCTGCGCGGGGAAGGATTGTGCGGCGGCTTCGTTCAAGATCGGCGTCGTTGAGAACAAATCCCTGCATCCAGCCGAGAGCACTGAAGAGCTGGAGAGTTTGTATCGAAGTTTGCTTCCGGATTTGGGGGAGGAACCGCCGGCTGATACTATTGCCACCTGA
- a CDS encoding MotA/TolQ/ExbB proton channel family protein: protein MFEFLQKAGPLIYPLALCSIVATTIAIERILALRRSRVLPREIIEVVEAVRPNRELDLAIEVCRRNPGVFSDVILVGLEYAHEPWEIMRDMLVDMGRQKTAVLERHLVWLQTIAQAAPLLGLLGTVLGMIKMFASISLSGLGDPQALSGGISEAIVTTAIGLGIGIPSLITYNVLASKSETLVAEIEAYAGHLVAQLRLNHPASPAAASMTSSATSSREVDR, encoded by the coding sequence ATGTTTGAGTTCCTGCAAAAGGCCGGACCCCTCATTTACCCGCTGGCGCTCTGCAGCATTGTTGCGACCACGATTGCGATCGAGCGGATACTGGCCCTGAGACGGAGCCGCGTGCTGCCCCGCGAAATCATCGAGGTGGTTGAAGCGGTTCGTCCCAACCGTGAGCTGGATCTTGCGATTGAAGTCTGCCGGCGTAACCCGGGTGTCTTTTCGGATGTGATCCTCGTCGGACTCGAATACGCCCATGAACCATGGGAAATCATGCGCGACATGCTGGTCGATATGGGCCGTCAAAAGACAGCCGTGTTGGAACGGCATCTTGTCTGGTTACAAACAATCGCGCAGGCGGCGCCGTTGCTCGGCCTGCTTGGAACGGTGCTGGGAATGATAAAGATGTTCGCCTCGATCTCTCTCTCCGGTCTGGGTGATCCGCAGGCCCTTTCCGGCGGCATCAGCGAGGCGATTGTCACGACGGCCATCGGGCTGGGAATCGGCATTCCCTCCCTTATCACTTACAATGTCCTCGCCTCAAAATCCGAAACCCTCGTCGCCGAAATAGAAGCCTATGCCGGGCATCTGGTGGCTCAACTTCGTTTGAACCACCCGGCCTCACCGGCGGCCGCATCGATGACGTCATCCGCGACCTCATCAAGGGAGGTGGACCGATGA
- a CDS encoding ATP-binding protein, translating into MLRREPYSRIWDELSAEKSLVFLAGPRQCGKTTLAQLIAERFTNSIYFNWDILTDKQKLIEDPFFFQNIVRSDDSKPLILLDEIHKYKDWKNYLKGAYDKFNDEYLFLVSGSGRLDLYQRGGDSLAGRYYLFHLWPLTLAELHSQNRTLAQFRKNPVQVCESHPSSFDSTWKRLAAYSGFPEPYLAAKMTTYRRWTNTYHRQLIREDIRDLTDIRNIEDLEILFSLLPSKVGSSLSIPSLVTDLKVSYNTVKNWLAILERFYLTFTITPWTNQITRAIHKDRKSYLFNYAQIEDEAAKFENMVALELHRAISNWNDMGYGDFGLHFIRTKEGREVDFLLSENRKPFLLIETKFGDDSPSLNLKRYQAALSVPAVQLVEKAKGFKRLTNAGYPLLIAPATWWIPNLPTV; encoded by the coding sequence ATGCTTAGACGAGAGCCTTATAGCCGTATCTGGGATGAGCTTTCCGCTGAGAAGAGCCTGGTCTTTCTCGCCGGTCCACGACAATGCGGGAAAACCACCTTGGCACAACTGATCGCTGAGAGGTTTACGAACAGCATTTATTTCAACTGGGACATCCTAACCGACAAGCAAAAACTCATTGAGGATCCTTTCTTCTTCCAAAATATCGTTCGGAGTGATGACTCGAAGCCCCTCATCCTTCTCGACGAAATCCATAAATACAAAGATTGGAAAAACTATCTCAAGGGCGCATACGACAAATTCAATGATGAATATCTTTTCCTCGTTTCGGGAAGCGGCCGGCTGGATCTCTACCAGAGGGGGGGCGACTCGCTCGCAGGTCGATACTACCTGTTTCATCTGTGGCCCCTCACCCTTGCAGAGCTACACAGCCAGAATAGAACACTGGCTCAATTCAGAAAGAATCCTGTCCAGGTCTGTGAAAGCCATCCATCATCCTTTGATTCAACATGGAAGCGGCTGGCCGCCTACAGCGGCTTCCCGGAACCCTATTTGGCGGCAAAGATGACGACATACCGCCGCTGGACAAACACTTATCACAGGCAATTGATCCGGGAGGATATCCGGGATCTGACAGATATCAGAAACATTGAAGATTTGGAAATCCTTTTCTCCTTGTTGCCGTCAAAGGTGGGATCGTCCTTATCAATTCCGAGCCTCGTGACAGATCTAAAGGTCTCGTATAACACGGTAAAGAATTGGCTCGCCATTTTGGAGCGCTTCTATCTGACTTTTACCATAACCCCTTGGACAAACCAGATAACACGCGCAATCCACAAAGACCGAAAATCTTATCTCTTCAACTATGCTCAAATTGAAGACGAGGCGGCGAAGTTTGAGAATATGGTTGCTCTTGAGTTGCATCGCGCTATTTCCAATTGGAATGACATGGGATACGGGGACTTTGGATTGCATTTCATTCGAACCAAAGAGGGCCGCGAAGTAGACTTTCTCCTATCTGAAAACCGCAAACCATTTCTTTTAATTGAGACGAAATTTGGGGATGACTCGCCATCATTAAACTTAAAGCGTTATCAGGCGGCGTTGAGCGTCCCTGCAGTGCAGCTTGTCGAAAAGGCAAAGGGATTCAAGCGGCTCACAAACGCCGGCTATCCTTTGCTAATCGCTCCGGCAACATGGTGGATTCCGAACCTGCCGACTGTCTAG
- a CDS encoding biopolymer transporter ExbD produces MSAISFRIGKERKQITLNVTPLIDVLFLLIIFFAVTGTFKRVGELELQLPRSTTSTPALEGELAHEVEVIMTESGRLILDGEETPMPQLKGRLLEILAADPQSRVMIKAEAGVRHGEVVWILDIVRDTGFPGVGIGTQIGPPPPENRP; encoded by the coding sequence ATGAGCGCCATCTCCTTCCGGATCGGAAAAGAGCGCAAGCAGATCACCCTCAATGTGACACCATTGATCGATGTTCTTTTCCTATTGATCATTTTCTTTGCTGTGACCGGGACCTTCAAACGGGTGGGTGAGCTCGAACTTCAATTGCCGCGCTCGACCACGTCGACGCCGGCGTTGGAGGGGGAGCTGGCGCATGAGGTCGAGGTCATCATGACCGAAAGCGGCCGTCTTATTCTCGATGGCGAGGAGACGCCCATGCCCCAACTCAAGGGACGCTTGCTCGAGATCCTGGCGGCCGATCCCCAGAGCCGGGTGATGATTAAGGCCGAGGCGGGGGTCCGCCATGGAGAGGTTGTCTGGATACTCGATATCGTGAGAGACACCGGATTTCCCGGTGTCGGCATTGGCACCCAAATCGGCCCGCCGCCCCCAGAGAACAGGCCGTAA